From one Catellatospora sp. IY07-71 genomic stretch:
- a CDS encoding TspO/MBR family protein encodes MSTDAVRRPPGTPWALAGFALAVLVTAGIGGLAVSDAGGQYAALARPAWAPPSWLFGPVWTVLYVMIAIAGWLAWRRAGFGPALLVYAAQLVLNAAWTPLFFGAGAYGWAFAEITLLWLAIGATVWLFARISRAAAWLLVPYWLWVTFAAALNFAIWQLNQGVS; translated from the coding sequence ATGAGCACTGACGCCGTACGCAGACCGCCGGGCACCCCCTGGGCGCTCGCCGGATTCGCATTGGCCGTGCTGGTCACGGCCGGGATCGGCGGGCTCGCCGTGAGCGACGCCGGCGGGCAGTACGCCGCGCTCGCCCGGCCCGCCTGGGCGCCGCCGTCCTGGCTGTTCGGGCCGGTCTGGACCGTGCTGTACGTGATGATCGCGATCGCCGGCTGGCTGGCCTGGCGCCGCGCCGGGTTCGGCCCCGCGCTGCTGGTGTACGCCGCCCAGCTGGTGCTCAACGCGGCGTGGACCCCGCTGTTCTTCGGCGCCGGCGCCTACGGCTGGGCGTTCGCCGAGATCACGCTGCTGTGGCTGGCCATCGGCGCGACGGTGTGGCTGTTTGCCCGGATCTCCCGCGCGGCGGCGTGGCTGCTGGTGCCGTACTGGCTCTGGGTCACTTTCGCGGCCGCGCTCAACTTCGCGATCTGGCAGCTCAACCAGGGTGTGTCCTGA
- a CDS encoding Dps family protein codes for MPTTKSPGKTATRGSQPALHQKGAQIQEFGTVRQLPVGLSHDARMYSCERLNQCLADTQILYSLYKKHHWLMRGPTFYQLHLLLDKHAGEQLELVDVIAERIQSLGGVAIGDPRHIAEITVIPRPPDGVEEVPAMISRLLEAHETILIAAHDAARRADEMGDDGTNDLLVSQVIRTGEMQAWFLAEHLVDTPLVEV; via the coding sequence ATGCCCACCACCAAGTCGCCCGGCAAGACCGCCACCCGCGGCAGCCAGCCCGCGCTGCACCAGAAGGGTGCGCAGATCCAGGAGTTCGGCACCGTGCGGCAGCTGCCCGTGGGCCTGTCCCACGACGCGCGCATGTACTCGTGCGAGCGGCTCAACCAGTGCCTGGCCGACACCCAGATCCTGTACAGCCTCTACAAGAAGCACCACTGGCTGATGCGCGGCCCGACGTTCTACCAGTTGCACCTGCTGCTGGACAAGCACGCGGGCGAGCAGCTGGAGCTCGTCGACGTGATCGCCGAGCGGATCCAGAGCCTCGGCGGCGTCGCCATCGGCGATCCCCGGCACATCGCCGAGATCACCGTGATCCCCCGCCCGCCGGACGGCGTGGAGGAGGTCCCCGCGATGATCTCCCGCCTCCTGGAGGCCCACGAGACCATCCTGATCGCCGCCCACGACGCGGCCCGCCGCGCCGACGAGATGGGCGACGACGGCACCAACGACCTGCTCGTCAGCCAGGTGATCCGCACCGGCGAGATGCAGGCCTGGTTCCTCGCCGAACACCTCGTCGACACCCCCCTCGTCGAGGTCTGA
- the hrpA gene encoding ATP-dependent RNA helicase HrpA, with amino-acid sequence MTSQSEPAARRNRPPRNPSQLVELRKRVDVLLAQDQRRLSRRLDGVRRMKPGEALDAAVAQITEAVAKAEERIALRAANVPQVTYPDELPVSQKRDDIAAAIRDHQVVIIAGETGSGKTTQIPKICLELGRGQRGLIGHTQPRRLAARTVAERIAEELQTPLGGVVGWKVRFTDHVGDETMVKLMTDGILLAEIQHDRTLSQYDTLIIDEAHERSLNIDFILGYLKQLLPRRPDLKVIITSATIDPERFAAHFATVPAGGGEPVPAPIVEVSGRTYPVEVRYRPLVVAGDEDDNDDERDQIQAISDAVDELALEAAGDVLVFLSGEREIRDTAEALRKRNLRHTEILPLYARLSTAEQHKVFQPHTGRRIVLATNVAETSLTVPGIKYVVDPGTARISRYSNRLKVQRLPIEPVSQASANQRKGRCGRTSDGIAIRLYDETDFVNRPEFTEPEILRTNLASVILQMISLGLGDIAAFPFIDPPDRRHIADGVDLLHELGALEAPVRGEPGRLTPLGRKLAQLPVDPRLGRMVLEADRNGCLREVLIITAALSIQDPRERPADKQQAAAEKHARFADKDSDFVAYLNLWNWLKEQQKELSSNQFRRTCKTDFLHYLRIREWQDLESQLRQVVKGMGFTLNTVPAEPQRLHQSLLSGLLSHIGLYDPEKRDFIGARNGRFFVSPGSALFKKSPRWVMVAELVETSRLWGRIAAKIEPEWAESLAEHLVKRQYSEPHWEKKQAAVLAYEKVTLYGIPIVAKRKVNFGRIDPALSRELFIRHALVDGDWETPHRFFHANRDLLAEVEELEHRVRRRDILVDDGTLFDFYDARIPADVVSGRHFDTWWKAARRQTPELLDFEKSMLVNETAGGVDEADYPDVWRQGEFEFPLTYQFEPGADADGVTVHIPLPLLNQVSPAGFDWQIPGLREELAVALVRSLPKSIRRNFVPVPDYVREAIAGHKPDGEPLLGLLERQLRTMTGVVVAREAWEPDKVPDHLRMTFRVEDEKGARLAEGKDLAALKRQLRDKAQAAVAAAADDMEQHGLKAWTIGPLAKVVERQRGGYAVKGYPALVDEGETVGVGVFDSPGEQWTAMWRGTRRLVLLGAPPPLKSLQGRLSNQAKLALSRNPHGSVNKLLEDVVTTAVDKVIIEAGGPAWDADAFAALVAKARADMPDTMYEILQLLEPILSSAYDIDRRLKSITNVLLVRSVADIRAQLTGLVYPGFVAATGLRRLPDLARYLRAVEQRLAKLPEQPQRDRERLLLIEDVQQEYADAKAAIRPGAPGWDTLAEVRWMIEELRVSYFAQSLGTPYPVSDKRIYRALATLPT; translated from the coding sequence ATGACATCGCAGTCCGAGCCGGCGGCGCGCCGCAACAGGCCGCCCCGCAACCCCAGCCAGCTCGTAGAGCTGCGTAAACGCGTCGACGTGCTGTTGGCGCAGGATCAGCGTCGGCTCTCCCGGCGCCTCGACGGCGTACGCCGGATGAAGCCCGGGGAGGCGCTGGACGCCGCCGTGGCGCAGATCACGGAGGCCGTCGCCAAGGCCGAGGAGCGGATCGCCCTGCGGGCCGCCAACGTGCCGCAGGTCACCTACCCCGACGAGCTGCCGGTCAGCCAGAAGCGCGACGACATCGCCGCGGCGATCCGCGACCACCAGGTCGTGATCATCGCGGGCGAGACGGGCTCCGGCAAGACCACCCAGATCCCGAAGATCTGCCTCGAACTCGGGCGCGGCCAGCGCGGGCTGATCGGCCATACCCAGCCGCGCCGGCTGGCCGCCCGTACGGTCGCCGAGCGCATCGCCGAGGAGCTGCAGACGCCGCTCGGCGGCGTGGTCGGGTGGAAGGTCCGGTTCACCGACCACGTCGGCGACGAGACCATGGTCAAGCTGATGACCGACGGCATCCTGCTCGCCGAGATCCAGCACGACCGCACGCTCAGCCAGTACGACACGCTGATCATCGACGAGGCGCACGAGCGCAGCCTCAACATCGACTTCATCCTCGGCTACCTGAAGCAGCTGCTGCCGCGCCGCCCCGACCTCAAGGTGATCATCACCTCGGCGACGATCGACCCGGAGCGCTTCGCGGCCCACTTCGCGACCGTCCCGGCGGGTGGCGGCGAGCCGGTCCCGGCCCCGATCGTCGAGGTGTCCGGGCGCACGTACCCGGTCGAGGTCCGCTACCGCCCGCTTGTCGTCGCGGGCGACGAGGACGACAACGACGACGAGCGCGACCAGATCCAGGCGATCTCCGACGCGGTCGACGAGCTGGCCCTGGAGGCGGCCGGCGACGTGCTGGTCTTCCTCAGCGGCGAGCGCGAGATCCGGGACACCGCCGAGGCGCTGCGCAAACGCAACCTCCGGCATACGGAGATCCTGCCGCTGTACGCCCGGCTGTCCACCGCCGAGCAGCACAAGGTCTTCCAGCCGCACACCGGCCGCCGCATCGTGCTGGCCACCAACGTGGCCGAGACCTCGCTGACCGTGCCGGGCATCAAGTACGTGGTCGATCCGGGCACGGCCCGCATCTCCCGCTACAGCAACCGGCTCAAGGTGCAGCGGCTGCCCATCGAGCCGGTCTCGCAGGCCTCGGCCAACCAGCGCAAGGGCCGCTGCGGGCGCACCTCGGACGGCATCGCGATCCGGCTCTACGACGAGACGGACTTCGTCAACCGGCCGGAGTTCACCGAGCCGGAGATCCTGCGTACCAACCTGGCCTCGGTCATCCTGCAGATGATCTCGCTGGGGCTGGGCGACATCGCGGCGTTCCCGTTCATCGACCCGCCGGACCGGCGCCACATCGCAGATGGTGTTGACCTTCTACATGAATTGGGCGCGCTGGAGGCGCCGGTGCGCGGCGAGCCGGGGCGGCTCACCCCGCTGGGCCGCAAGCTGGCGCAGCTGCCGGTCGACCCGCGGCTGGGCCGCATGGTGCTGGAGGCCGACCGCAACGGCTGCCTGCGCGAGGTGCTGATCATCACGGCGGCGTTGTCCATCCAGGACCCGCGCGAGCGCCCGGCGGACAAGCAGCAGGCCGCGGCCGAGAAGCACGCCCGCTTCGCGGACAAGGACTCGGACTTCGTCGCGTACCTCAACCTCTGGAACTGGCTCAAGGAGCAGCAGAAAGAGCTGTCGTCCAACCAGTTCCGGCGGACCTGCAAGACGGACTTCCTGCACTACCTGCGCATCCGCGAGTGGCAGGACCTGGAGTCGCAGCTGCGCCAGGTGGTCAAGGGCATGGGCTTCACGCTCAACACGGTGCCCGCCGAGCCGCAGCGGCTGCACCAGTCGCTGCTGTCCGGCCTGCTGTCGCACATCGGCCTGTACGACCCGGAGAAGCGCGACTTCATCGGCGCCCGCAACGGCCGCTTCTTCGTCTCGCCGGGTTCGGCGCTGTTCAAGAAGTCGCCGCGCTGGGTGATGGTCGCCGAGCTGGTCGAGACGTCCCGGCTGTGGGGCCGCATCGCCGCCAAGATCGAGCCCGAGTGGGCCGAGAGCCTGGCCGAGCACCTGGTGAAGCGGCAGTACAGCGAGCCGCACTGGGAGAAGAAGCAGGCCGCGGTGCTGGCATACGAGAAGGTGACCCTCTACGGCATCCCCATCGTGGCCAAGCGCAAGGTCAACTTCGGCCGGATCGACCCGGCGCTGTCGCGCGAGCTGTTCATCCGGCACGCGCTGGTCGACGGCGACTGGGAGACCCCACATCGGTTCTTCCACGCCAACCGGGACCTGCTCGCCGAGGTCGAGGAGCTGGAGCACCGGGTACGCCGCCGCGACATCCTCGTCGACGACGGCACCCTGTTCGACTTCTACGACGCCCGCATCCCGGCCGACGTGGTCTCCGGCCGCCACTTCGACACCTGGTGGAAGGCGGCTCGCCGCCAGACCCCCGAGCTGCTCGACTTCGAGAAGTCGATGCTGGTCAACGAGACCGCGGGCGGCGTCGACGAGGCCGACTACCCGGACGTGTGGCGGCAGGGCGAGTTCGAGTTCCCGCTTACCTACCAGTTCGAGCCCGGCGCCGACGCCGACGGCGTCACGGTCCACATCCCGCTGCCGCTGCTCAACCAGGTCTCCCCGGCCGGGTTCGACTGGCAGATCCCGGGCCTGCGCGAGGAGCTGGCGGTGGCGCTGGTCCGCTCGCTGCCCAAGTCGATCCGGCGCAACTTCGTGCCCGTGCCCGACTACGTACGCGAGGCCATCGCCGGGCACAAGCCCGACGGGGAGCCGCTGCTCGGGCTGCTGGAGCGGCAGCTGCGCACGATGACCGGCGTGGTCGTGGCGCGCGAGGCGTGGGAGCCGGACAAGGTGCCCGACCACCTGCGCATGACGTTCCGGGTGGAGGACGAGAAGGGCGCCCGGCTGGCCGAGGGCAAGGACCTCGCCGCGCTCAAGCGCCAGCTCCGGGACAAGGCGCAGGCCGCCGTCGCGGCCGCCGCCGACGACATGGAGCAGCACGGCCTCAAGGCGTGGACCATCGGCCCGCTGGCCAAGGTCGTCGAGCGGCAGCGCGGCGGGTACGCCGTCAAGGGCTATCCAGCGCTGGTCGACGAGGGCGAGACCGTCGGCGTCGGCGTGTTCGACAGCCCCGGCGAGCAGTGGACCGCCATGTGGCGGGGCACCCGCCGCCTGGTGCTGCTCGGCGCGCCGCCGCCGCTGAAGTCACTTCAGGGCCGGCTGTCCAACCAGGCCAAGCTGGCACTGAGCCGCAACCCGCACGGCAGCGTGAACAAGCTGCTCGAAGACGTGGTCACCACCGCGGTCGACAAGGTCATCATCGAGGCGGGCGGCCCGGCGTGGGACGCCGACGCGTTCGCCGCCCTGGTCGCCAAGGCGCGGGCCGACATGCCGGACACCATGTACGAGATCCTCCAGCTGCTGGAGCCGATCCTGTCGTCGGCGTACGACATCGACCGGCGGCTCAAGTCGATCACGAACGTGCTCCTGGTGCGCTCGGTGGCCGACATCCGCGCCCAGCTCACCGGCCTGGTGTACCCGGGCTTCGTGGCCGCCACCGGCCTGCGCCGCCTACCGGACCTGGCCCGCTACCTCCGCGCCGTCGAGCAGCGCCTCGCCAAACTCCCCGAGCAGCCCCAACGCGACCGCGAGCGCCTCCTCCTGATCGAGGACGTCCAGCAGGAGTACGCCGACGCCAAGGCCGCCATCCGCCCCGGCGCCCCCGGCTGGGACACCCTCGCCGAGGTCCGCTGGATGATCGAGGAACTCCGCGTCAGCTACTTCGCCCAGTCCCTCGGCACCCCCTACCCCGTCTCCGACAAGCGCATCTACCGCGCCCTAGCCACCCTCCCCACCTGA
- a CDS encoding acetoacetate--CoA ligase, translating to MTEALWTPPADVRQHSRIGDYLGWLERERGLAFASYDELWRWSTTDLTAFWSSIWDYFQVVAHDQPTDVLPDATMPGARWFPGATLNYAENVLRMPGVGDGEPVVLGYSQTREPVILTAAQLREQVRRARAGLRRLGVGEGDRVAAYLPNIPETVVLMLATASLGAIFSSCAPEFGTRSVTDRWQQISPKVLVAVDGYMYGEKLIDRRGEVAAIQAALPSLAHTVLLPYTEGQVGLGELAADTDEPLAFTPVPFAHPLYVLYSSGTTGLPKPIVHGHGGILLEHLKMLALHHDLGPGDRFFWFSTTGWMMWNYLVSGPAVGAAIVLFDGNPAAPDLSALWRLAAVAGMTYFGTSAPYLLACRKEGVVPREVADLSKLRGLGSTGAPLPAEGFVWVYENVNPDLLLLSLSGGTDVCTGFVGGTPLNPVYPGEIAARCLGAKVEAYDPAGHPVEHALGELVISAPMPSMPVGFWGDADGSRYREAYFDVFPGVWRHGDWITVSERGTCVITGRSDATLNRGGVRLGTAEFYSVVEGMAEVADSVVVHLEDDEGGAGELLLFVVLQPGLDLDDALKAKIARELRTALSPRHIPDVIYQVGAVPRTLSGKKLEVPVKRILTGTPVDSAAAKGALANPESLLAFEALAKSR from the coding sequence ATGACCGAGGCGCTGTGGACCCCACCGGCAGATGTCAGGCAGCACTCCCGGATCGGGGACTACCTCGGCTGGCTGGAGCGCGAGCGCGGGCTGGCCTTCGCCTCGTACGACGAGCTGTGGCGGTGGAGCACCACCGACCTGACCGCGTTCTGGTCCTCGATCTGGGACTACTTCCAGGTCGTCGCACATGATCAGCCGACGGATGTGTTGCCGGACGCCACCATGCCGGGCGCGAGGTGGTTCCCCGGCGCGACGCTGAACTACGCCGAGAACGTGCTGCGGATGCCCGGCGTGGGCGACGGCGAGCCGGTGGTGCTCGGCTACTCGCAGACCCGCGAGCCGGTCATCCTCACCGCCGCGCAGCTGCGCGAGCAGGTCCGCCGGGCGCGGGCCGGGCTGCGCCGGCTCGGCGTGGGCGAGGGCGACCGGGTCGCGGCGTACCTGCCGAACATCCCGGAGACCGTGGTGCTGATGCTCGCCACGGCCAGCCTGGGTGCGATCTTCTCCTCGTGCGCGCCCGAGTTCGGCACCCGCAGCGTCACCGACCGCTGGCAGCAGATCTCGCCGAAGGTGCTGGTCGCCGTCGACGGCTACATGTACGGCGAGAAGCTGATCGACCGCCGGGGCGAGGTCGCCGCGATCCAGGCCGCGCTGCCGTCGCTCGCGCACACCGTGCTGCTCCCGTACACCGAGGGGCAGGTGGGCCTGGGCGAGCTGGCCGCCGACACCGACGAGCCGCTGGCGTTCACGCCCGTCCCGTTCGCGCACCCGCTGTACGTGCTGTACTCCTCCGGCACCACCGGCCTGCCGAAGCCCATCGTGCACGGGCATGGCGGCATCCTGCTGGAGCACCTGAAGATGCTGGCCCTGCACCACGACCTCGGGCCGGGCGACCGCTTCTTCTGGTTCTCCACCACCGGCTGGATGATGTGGAACTACCTGGTCTCCGGCCCGGCCGTGGGCGCGGCGATCGTGCTGTTCGACGGCAACCCGGCCGCCCCGGACCTGAGCGCCCTGTGGCGCCTGGCCGCGGTGGCGGGCATGACCTACTTCGGCACCTCCGCGCCGTACCTGCTGGCCTGCCGCAAGGAGGGCGTCGTCCCGCGCGAGGTGGCGGACCTGTCGAAGCTGCGCGGGCTGGGCTCCACCGGGGCGCCGCTGCCCGCCGAGGGCTTCGTGTGGGTGTACGAGAACGTCAACCCCGACCTGCTGCTGCTGTCCCTGTCCGGGGGCACCGACGTGTGCACCGGGTTCGTCGGCGGCACCCCGCTCAACCCGGTCTACCCCGGCGAGATCGCGGCCCGCTGCCTGGGGGCGAAGGTCGAGGCGTACGACCCGGCCGGCCACCCGGTCGAGCACGCGCTCGGCGAGCTGGTGATCAGCGCGCCGATGCCGAGCATGCCGGTCGGCTTCTGGGGCGACGCGGACGGCTCGCGCTACCGCGAGGCGTACTTCGACGTGTTCCCCGGCGTGTGGCGGCACGGCGACTGGATCACCGTCAGCGAGCGCGGTACCTGCGTCATCACCGGCCGCTCCGACGCCACCCTCAACCGGGGCGGGGTGCGCCTGGGCACCGCCGAGTTCTACTCCGTGGTCGAGGGCATGGCCGAGGTCGCCGACTCGGTGGTCGTACACCTGGAGGACGACGAAGGCGGGGCCGGTGAGCTGCTGCTCTTCGTCGTGCTCCAGCCCGGCCTGGACCTCGACGACGCCCTCAAGGCCAAGATCGCCCGCGAGCTGCGCACCGCCCTCTCGCCCCGCCACATCCCCGACGTGATCTACCAGGTCGGCGCCGTGCCCCGCACCCTCTCCGGCAAGAAGCTCGAGGTCCCCGTCAAGCGCATCCTGACCGGCACCCCCGTCGACTCCGCCGCCGCCAAGGGCGCCCTCGCCAACCCCGAGTCCCTCCTCGCCTTCGAAGCCCTCGCCAAGTCCCGTTAG
- a CDS encoding glycoside hydrolase family 18 protein: protein MLRSLLRPGVAGALALALGAGFLAAGPAAAAGGGSPKPDVPKKVISAYFTNWSVYGRGYFVKDIPADKLNVIQYAFGVPTFDQATGKVGCDVLDPWADYQQVYWGPENTVDGVADTYPGQNVYGNFNQLRKLKAANPHLKIEISLGGWTKSTWFSSVSKTAERRQAFVAACIDTFIKGNLPTGGWPEDAGGIGVAKGIFDGIDLDWEYPTAKADNNVDYGPEDRHNATLLAQEFRRQLDVQGKADGKHYLLTAALPAAKSSTKYYELREFVKSLDWVNIMTYDFNVPGGSVAGPSTLFTRDPRDPNAGDWTWNTVGTVGYYLAQGVPANKIVVGVPFYGVQYIRNPDGLYGAFDNTGMNPDSLIWDQKPQPSYHDLVDVAGVLSPDGTATGGWTRRWNPLAGEPYLVNPAAEHVLASGTVTAPTTIVYTDPKSLAERTALIKLLGLRGAMAWELSQDSDDHALIGALGPVLR from the coding sequence ATGCTCAGATCTCTGCTCCGCCCGGGTGTCGCCGGGGCGCTCGCCCTGGCCCTGGGCGCCGGATTCCTGGCCGCCGGCCCCGCGGCCGCTGCCGGGGGCGGTTCCCCCAAGCCGGACGTGCCGAAGAAGGTGATCTCCGCCTACTTCACGAACTGGTCCGTCTACGGGCGCGGCTACTTCGTCAAGGACATCCCGGCCGACAAGCTCAACGTGATCCAGTACGCCTTCGGGGTGCCGACGTTCGACCAGGCCACCGGCAAGGTGGGCTGCGACGTGCTCGACCCGTGGGCCGACTACCAGCAGGTGTACTGGGGTCCGGAGAACACCGTGGACGGGGTCGCCGACACCTACCCCGGCCAGAACGTCTACGGCAACTTCAACCAGCTGCGCAAGCTGAAGGCGGCCAACCCCCACCTGAAGATCGAGATCTCGCTGGGTGGCTGGACGAAGTCCACCTGGTTCTCCAGCGTGTCCAAGACCGCCGAGCGCCGCCAGGCGTTCGTCGCGGCATGCATCGACACCTTCATCAAGGGCAACCTGCCGACCGGCGGCTGGCCGGAGGACGCCGGCGGCATCGGCGTCGCCAAGGGCATCTTCGACGGCATCGACCTGGACTGGGAGTACCCGACCGCCAAGGCCGACAACAACGTCGACTACGGCCCGGAGGACCGCCACAACGCGACGCTGCTGGCCCAGGAGTTCCGCCGCCAGCTCGACGTGCAGGGCAAGGCCGACGGCAAGCACTACCTGCTGACCGCCGCGCTGCCCGCCGCCAAGAGCTCCACCAAGTACTACGAGCTGCGCGAGTTCGTGAAGTCGCTGGACTGGGTCAACATCATGACCTACGACTTCAACGTGCCCGGCGGCTCCGTCGCCGGCCCGAGCACCCTGTTCACCCGCGACCCGCGCGACCCGAACGCGGGCGACTGGACCTGGAACACCGTCGGCACGGTCGGCTACTACCTCGCCCAGGGGGTGCCCGCCAACAAGATCGTCGTCGGCGTGCCCTTCTACGGCGTGCAGTACATCCGCAACCCCGACGGGCTCTACGGCGCGTTCGACAACACCGGGATGAACCCCGACTCGCTGATCTGGGATCAGAAGCCGCAGCCGTCGTACCACGACCTGGTCGACGTCGCGGGCGTGCTCAGCCCGGACGGCACCGCCACCGGCGGCTGGACCCGCAGGTGGAACCCGCTCGCGGGTGAGCCGTACCTGGTCAACCCGGCCGCGGAGCACGTGCTGGCGTCCGGCACGGTCACCGCGCCGACCACGATCGTGTACACCGATCCGAAGTCGCTCGCCGAGCGCACCGCGCTGATCAAGCTGCTCGGCCTGCGCGGCGCGATGGCGTGGGAGCTGAGCCAGGACTCCGACGACCACGCGCTGATCGGCGCGCTGGGCCCGGTCCTGCGCTGA
- a CDS encoding VOC family protein: MVQTYEQGTPCWVDLGSTDLDASAAFYGGLFGWTAEDLGPDAGGYRILRKDGRQVAGLGPATDLDRGSTWSTYFATDDLQYTAIKVEEHGGRVVAPAMDVMGQGRMAVFTDPEGAFLSAWQALAFGGFELANEPGSVTWNELTTSDVDAAKVFYQEVFGLAMRDVSMGEGLTYTLFEAEGRPVAGAMPIDPAWGPMAPHWSVYFAVDDCDAAYAKALDLGAIKVMPPEDSLAGRFAILKDPQGATFSVIRNNPDFSI, translated from the coding sequence ATGGTGCAGACGTATGAGCAGGGCACCCCGTGCTGGGTCGATCTCGGCAGCACGGATCTGGACGCCTCGGCCGCCTTCTACGGCGGCCTGTTCGGCTGGACCGCCGAGGACCTGGGCCCGGACGCCGGGGGATACCGCATCCTGCGCAAGGACGGCCGCCAGGTGGCCGGTCTCGGCCCGGCCACCGACCTCGACCGGGGCAGCACCTGGTCGACGTACTTCGCCACCGACGACCTCCAGTACACCGCGATCAAGGTCGAGGAGCACGGCGGCCGGGTGGTGGCCCCGGCGATGGACGTGATGGGCCAGGGCCGGATGGCGGTCTTCACCGACCCCGAGGGCGCCTTCCTGTCCGCGTGGCAGGCGCTGGCGTTCGGCGGCTTCGAGCTGGCCAACGAGCCCGGCAGCGTCACCTGGAACGAGCTGACGACCTCCGACGTCGACGCCGCCAAGGTGTTCTACCAGGAGGTGTTCGGCCTCGCCATGCGCGACGTGTCGATGGGCGAAGGGCTGACGTACACCCTGTTCGAGGCGGAGGGGCGGCCGGTCGCCGGGGCCATGCCCATCGACCCGGCCTGGGGCCCGATGGCGCCGCACTGGTCGGTGTACTTCGCCGTCGACGACTGCGACGCGGCGTACGCGAAGGCGCTCGACCTCGGCGCGATCAAGGTGATGCCGCCGGAGGACTCGCTCGCCGGGCGCTTCGCCATCCTGAAGGATCCGCAGGGCGCGACGTTCTCCGTGATCAGGAATAATCCAGACTTCTCCATCTGA
- a CDS encoding glycosyltransferase family 2 protein, with the protein MTEPRLTVVIPMYNEEAVLPLLVARLRPVLDGLGRTYEVLAVDDGSRDDTAALVTLMRANWPQLRLVRLRRNSGHQAALTAGLHRSRGDYVVTIDADLQDPPEVIAQMLDLAEERGLDIVYGVRGDRASDTAFKRGTAGLYYRLMRSIVGKKMPYGAGDFRMLSRAMVDALRGLPEQTPVYRLLVPWLGFPSGEVTYVREKRAAGTSKYPLGKMIKLTVDSVISFTAAPLRLAIWLGAVGALACVIAAGKVLWAYWQGAVVPGWTSLSLVVLFLGACQLICLGLLGEYVGRIYQGIQGRPAYFIGSDTLDERDEPDYVDEPVRPRRAPGSRAARA; encoded by the coding sequence GTGACCGAGCCGAGACTGACCGTCGTCATCCCGATGTACAACGAGGAGGCGGTGCTTCCCCTGCTCGTGGCCCGGCTGCGGCCGGTCCTCGACGGGCTGGGCCGCACCTACGAGGTGCTCGCGGTCGACGACGGCAGCCGGGACGACACCGCGGCCCTGGTCACCCTCATGCGGGCCAACTGGCCGCAGCTGCGCCTGGTCCGGCTGCGCCGCAACAGCGGCCACCAGGCCGCGCTCACCGCGGGCCTGCACCGCTCGCGCGGCGACTACGTGGTCACCATCGACGCCGACCTGCAGGACCCGCCCGAGGTCATCGCGCAGATGCTCGACCTGGCCGAGGAGCGCGGCCTCGACATCGTCTACGGCGTGCGCGGCGACCGGGCCAGCGACACCGCGTTCAAGCGGGGCACCGCCGGGCTGTACTACCGGCTGATGCGCAGCATCGTGGGCAAGAAGATGCCCTACGGCGCGGGCGACTTCCGCATGCTGAGCCGGGCGATGGTCGACGCGCTGCGCGGCCTGCCCGAGCAGACGCCGGTCTACCGCCTGCTGGTGCCGTGGCTCGGCTTCCCCAGCGGCGAGGTCACCTACGTGCGCGAGAAGCGCGCGGCGGGCACCAGCAAGTACCCGCTCGGCAAGATGATCAAACTGACCGTGGACAGCGTCATCAGCTTCACCGCCGCGCCGCTGCGGCTGGCCATCTGGCTGGGCGCGGTCGGCGCGCTGGCCTGCGTGATCGCCGCGGGCAAGGTGCTCTGGGCGTACTGGCAGGGCGCGGTCGTGCCCGGCTGGACGTCGCTGTCGCTGGTGGTGCTCTTCCTCGGCGCCTGCCAGCTGATCTGCCTCGGCCTGCTCGGCGAGTACGTCGGCCGCATCTACCAGGGCATCCAGGGCCGCCCGGCCTACTTCATCGGCTCCGACACGCTCGACGAGCGGGACGAGCCCGACTACGTGGACGAGCCGGTGCGCCCGCGCCGGGCGCCGGGCTCCCGGGCGGCGCGCGCCTGA
- a CDS encoding acyl-CoA thioesterase, with amino-acid sequence MTNQDVNLYGTVHGGVIMKFVDDAAGAAAARHCGFNAVTVAIDEITLMVPVRVGDLVHAKAQVNWTGKTSLEIGVTVFAERWNEAGSDPVNVATAYLVFVGVDAAGDPRGVPPVLPETPEDVRRFHEAEIRREHRLARRRAIDQHRADRA; translated from the coding sequence ATGACCAACCAGGACGTGAACCTCTACGGCACCGTGCACGGTGGCGTGATCATGAAGTTCGTGGACGACGCGGCGGGCGCCGCCGCGGCGCGGCACTGCGGGTTCAACGCGGTGACGGTGGCCATCGACGAGATCACGCTGATGGTGCCGGTCCGGGTCGGCGACCTGGTGCACGCGAAGGCGCAGGTCAACTGGACCGGCAAGACCTCGCTGGAGATCGGCGTGACGGTGTTCGCCGAGCGCTGGAACGAGGCGGGCAGCGACCCGGTGAACGTCGCCACGGCATACCTGGTGTTCGTGGGGGTGGATGCCGCGGGCGACCCGCGCGGGGTGCCGCCCGTACTGCCGGAGACCCCGGAGGACGTGCGCCGCTTCCACGAGGCGGAGATCCGCCGCGAGCACCGGCTGGCCCGCCGCCGCGCCATCGACCAGCACCGCGCCGACCGCGCCTGA